The Mesorhizobium opportunistum WSM2075 DNA window GGGCGTTCGAGAGCGACGGCCTGACCGCCTATCGCCAACTGCCGCTGGTAGTGGTGCTGCCCGAAACGGTGGCGCAGGTTTCCCGGGTGCTGAAATACTGCAACGATCGCAACATCCGCGTCGTGCCGCGCGGCTCCGGCACCTCGCTGTCGGGCGGCGCGCTGCCGCTCGAGGACGCGGTGCTGCTGGTTATGAGCCGCTTCAACCGCATCCTTGCGATCGACTACCCCAATCGCATCGTCGTCGCCCAGCCGGGCGTCACCAATCTTGGCATCACCACCGCCGTCGAGCAGGAGGGCTTCTACTATGCCCCCGATCCATCCTCCCAGATCGCCTGCTCGATCGGCGGCAACGTCGCGGAGAATTCCGGCGGCGTGCATTGCCTGAAATACGGCCTCACCGCCAACAATGTGCTCGGCATCGAGATGGTGCTGATGAGCGGCGAAGTGGTCCGGCTCGGCGGCAATCATCTCGACTCGGAAGGCTACGACCTGCTAGGCGTCATGACCGGTTCGGAAGGCTTGCTCGGCGTCGTCACCGAGGTCACCGTGCGCATCCTGAAGAAGCCGGAGACGGCGCGCGCGCTGCTGATCGGCTTCCCGACCAGCGAGCAGGGCGGCCAGTGCGTCGCCGACATCATCGGCGCCGGCATCATTCCGGGCGGCATGGAGATGATGGACCGGCCGGCGATCCACGCAGCCGAGGATTTCGTCCATGCCGGCTATCCCCTCGATGTCGAGGCACTGCTGATCGTCGAGCTCGACGGGCCGGGCGTCGAGGTCGATCATCTCATCACCGCGGTCGAGGCAATCGCCATCCGCAACGGTTCGACCACCTGCCGCATCTCGCAGTCCGAGCAGGAGCGGCTCAGCTTCTGGGCTGGCCGCAAGGCGGCATTTCCGGCGGTGGGCCGCATTTCGCCCGACTATTACTGCATGGATGGCACCATCCCTCGCAAGGAATTGCCACGCGTGCTGGCCGGCATGCGCGAACTGTCGGAAAAATACGGGCTCGGCGTCGCCAACGTCTTTCACGCTGGCGATGGCAATCTGCACCCGCTGATCCTCTACGATGCCAACGTGCCGGGCGAACTCGACAAGGCCGAAAGCTTCGGCGCCGACATATTGCGGCTCTGCGTCAAGGTCGGCGGCGTGCTGACAGGCGAACACGGTGTGGGGGTCGAGAAGCGAGACCTGATGCCTGAGATGTTCAACCAGGTCGACCTCGACCAGCAGATGCGCGTCAAATGCGCCTTCGATCCCAACCACCTGCTCAATCCGGGAAAAATGTTCCCGCAGCTTCGCCGCTGCGCTGAGCTTGGACGCATGCATATTTCGGGCGGCAAGCTGCCGTTTCCGGACATTCCGAGGTTTTGAGTGGGTATGCCAGCGCTTGAACACCCCCCTCTGTCCTGCCGGACATCTCCCCCGCAAGGGGGGAGATCGGATGTCGCGTGGGGTTTCGCTAATCTCCAGCGCTGCCAGCCAGGCGAGTGGCTGAAGCTGCCAATCTCCCCCCTTGCGGGGGAGATGTCCGGCAGGACAGAGGGGGGTGCGAAGGAACGCGGCGTTTCCGCATTCGAGGGCGCGTTCTCTTCATGACCACCTTCACCCCGACCACCTCATCCGAAGTCCTCTCCACCATAGCCTGGGCCGTGGCGGAAGAGGCGCGGCTCGAAATCCTCGGCCACGGCTCCAAGCGCGGCATCGGCCGTCCGCTGCAGACGGAACACACGCTCGACCTCTCGGAACTCACCGGCGTCACCCTCTATGAACCCGCCGAACTGGTGCTGTCGGCAAAGGCCGGCACGGCGCTGGTCGACATCGAGAAGCTGCTGGCGGAAAACGGCCAGCAGCTCGCTTTCGAACCGATGGATTACGGCCCGCTGCTCGGTGGCGAACCGGGCAGGGGCACCATAGGTGGTGTGCTCGGCGCGAACCTGGCCGGTCCGCGCCGGCTGAAGGCCGGTGCCGCGCGCGACCATATCCTTGGCATCAATGTGGTGTCCGGGCGGGGCGAGGAATTCAAGTCGGGCGGCCGCGTGGTCAAGAATGTCACCGGTTACGATCTGTCGAAGCTGATGGCCAACAGCTGGGGCACATTGGCCGTGTTCACCGATGTCACCTTCAAGGTGCTGCCCGCGGCCGAGACCGAGGTCACGCTCGCGCTGCGTGGCTTGCTCGACGAGGCGGCAGCAAGCGCCATGGCCCTGGCGCTCGGCTCCAGCGCGGAAGTGTCGAGCGCTGCCCATTTGCCCGAGCGCATTGCCGCGCGTGTCGCCGGCGGCGCTCTCGGCAGCGATGCCGCCACGCTGCTGCGGGTCGAGGGTTTTGGTCCGTCCGTCGCCTATCGTATCGCCGCGCTGAAGACGCTGCTCGGCAAGGCCGGACCGCTGGAGGAAATTTCCGGGGACGTTTCGCGGCAGATCTGGCGCGATGTGCGCGACTGCAGGCCGTTCGCCGACGGCAGCGAGAAACCGGTCTGGCGCGTCTCGATGACGCCTTCCCAAGGGCATCAAATGGTCCTGACCTTGCGCATGCAGGCCGCCGTCAGCGCCTTCTATGACTGGCAGGGCGGGTTGGTGTGGCTGCGTATGGAAGAGGGCGATCCGGAGGCCGCCCTGCTGCGTGGTTTGTTGCGCAAACATGGCGGCGGCCATGCGACTATGGTGCGCGCGGCACCTGCCCATCGTGCCGCGCTGCCGGTGTTCGAGCCGCAGTCGCCGGCGCTTGCCGCACTGAGCAGGCGGCTGAAGCAGGAATTCGATCCGAAGAACATCCTCAATCCCGGCCGCATGGCCCAGGACTAACGCGATGCAGACCAATTTCTCGCTTGCCCAGCTGGCCGATCCCGATGTCGCGGAATCGGAGAAGATCCTGCGCAAATGCGTGCATTGCGGCTTCTGCACCGCCACCTGCCCGACCTATGTGACGCTTGGCAACGAACTCGATTCACCGCGCGGGCGCATCTACCTGATCAAGGACATGCTGGAAAACGGCCGACCCGCCGACAAGGCGATCGTCACCCACATCGACCGCTGCCTGTCCTGCCTGGCCTGCATGACCACTTGCCCGTCGGGCGTCAACTACATGCACTTGGTCGACCATGCCCGCGCCCATATCGAGGAGACCTACAAGCGGCCGCTGCTCGATCGCCTGACCCGCGCCATGCTGGCCTTCGTGCTGCCCTATCCCCAGCGCTTCCGCGCGGCGCTCAAGCTTGCCAAGCTGGGCAAGCCGTTCATCGGCCTGTTCGAGAAGGTCCCGGCGCTGAAGCCGATTGGCGCCATGCTCAAGCTCGCGCCGGCGTCGATCCCGGCAGCTTCGCCGATGGCCTCGCCAGGCATCCATGCCGGGCAGGGGGTGAAAAAGGGCCGTGTCGCCATCCTCACCGGTTGTGCGCAGTCGGTGCTCGATCCCGCCATCAACGACACGACCATTTCACTGCTGACGCGGCTCGGCGTCGAGGTCGTGGTGCCACCGGGCGAGGGCTGCTGCGGCGCGCTGGTCCACCATATGGGGCGCGAACAGGCAGCGCTTGCCTCGGCCCGGCAGAACGTCGATGCCTGGACGCGCGCCATCGACCAGGGCGGTCTCGACGCCATCATCATCACCGCGTCGGGTTGCGGCACGACGATCAAGGACTATGGCTTCATGCTGCGTCTCGATCCGGCCTATGCCGACAAGGCTGCGCGCGTGTCGGCGCTGGCCAAGGACATCACCGAATATCTGGCCGTCTTTGACATGCCCGAGCCGGTCCGCAAGCCGGGCACGGTCGTTGCCTATCACTCCGCCTGCTCGATGCAGCACGGCCAGAAGATCACCCGCCAGCCTAAAGAGCTGCTGGCCAAGGCCGGCTTCGTCGTACGCGAGCCACGTGAGGGCCATCTGTGCTGCGGTTCGGCCGGCACCTACAACATCCTGCAGCCCGAGATTTCGGCAAAACTGCGGGACCGCAAGGTGAAAAACATCGAGGCAACGGGCGCCTCGATCGTCGCCACCGGCAACATCGGCTGCATCACCCAGATCGCTTCCGCCGCCAAGATGCCCGTGGTGCACACGGTAAAACTGCTCGACTGGGCCTACGGCGGACCGAAGCCGGAAGGCGTTCTTGACGAGAGCCTGGTCGCCGCGGAGTAGGGCCGCGCTCGGCGGTTACTCCGCAGCCAGCCGGTCCGCCGTGCCATAAGTCGCCTCGTAGAGCGCGCGCTGGCGGCTGAGCGCCACCATCGTGTTGCGCAGCAGGATCGCCACGGTGATCGGACCGACGCCGCCCGGAACCGGCGTGATCCAGGAGGCGACCTCGCGCACGCTTTCGGTGTCGACATCGCCGACGATGCGGCTCGTCCCATCCGGCCCGATCTCGGAATTGATGCCGATGTCGATGACGGCAGCGCCGGGCTTGACCATGTCGGCCTTGATCAGCCGTGGCTTGCCGACCGCAACGAACAGTGCGTCGGCGCGCCGCGCGTGCGCTGCGACCGACCGCGTCATGTGGTGGCAGACGGTCACCGTCGCGCCTTCGCTCATCAGCAGAAACGCGATCGGCTTGCCGACGATTTCGGAATGACCGACGACCACGACCTCCAGTCCCTTGAGATCGAGCCCGGTTTCCTTGAGCAGCTCGACCGAGGCGGCCGCCGTGCAGGGCGCGAGATCGAGCTGGTTGTAGACGATGTTGCCGATCGAGGCCGGGTGCATGCCCTCGACATCCTTGAGCGGATGCACCGCCGCCTGCAGCGTCTTGATCGGGATATGGGCGGGCACAGGTCGTTGGATGATGATGCCGGTGACGCGCGGATCGGCGTTCAGGCCGTGGATGGCGGCCTCCAGTTCGCCCGACGTGATGGTGGCGGGAAAACGCCTTTCCTCGAAATCGATGCCGGCGAGCTCGGCCTTGGCGCGCTGGTTGCGCACATAGACATCGACCGCGTCGGTATCGCCGACGGTGATCGAGATCAGTTTGGGCGGAAAACCCTCGGCTTTGGCAATCGCGGCATCCTCGCGCACGGCGGCGATGATGCGCTGGGCAACCGGGCCGCCCTTGAGATAGCGGTTGTCGTCGGACAGGGACATGGATGAACTCTTTTGTCTGGTGGCGCTCCCATAGCAAAGGAACATCGAAAATGGCAGCACGAAAGCGAACCACCATGCCTTCGGCGCGACGTTCGGGCGCAGCCTTGCCTGGGTGTCGGCTCGGTTTTCACAGGAAAACGGAAAGGGCAGCGCGGTTTCCCGTGCTGCCCTTCCTGACCGGCCGCATCCCCATACGGCCCGTCCCCCGTTATCTCCTAGACTGGCCCCTAAAAGCTCAATGCTTTGCCGGCCAAGTGATTCGCGAGAACTATTATATCACCTCGACCGTGGTTCCGACATTGACCCGCTCATAGAGGTCGACCACGTCCTCGTTGCGCATGCGGATGCAGCCAGACGACACTGCGCCGCCGATCGTCCACGGCTGGTTGGTGCCATGGATGCGGTACTCGGTCGTGCCGAGATAGAGCGCGCGCGCGCCGAGCGGGTTCTCCATGCCGCCGGCCAGATAGGTCGGCAGATAGCGGCCCTTGGCGGCTTCGCGCTTGATCATCTGCGCTGGCGGGCGCCAGTCCGGCCACTCGCGCTTGTTGGTGATCTTGTGCGTGCCCGACCATTCGAAGCCCGGCTTGCCGGTGCCGACGCCGTAGCGCCGTGCCTTGCCGTTCTTCTCGATCAGGAAGAGGAAATTCTGCGTCGTATCGATGACGATCGTGCCTGGCTTCTGCGGCCCGTCATAGGCGACTTCCTGCGGCAGGTAGATCGGGTTGATCTGCGGGCGCATGGCCACACGCTTGGCCGGAGCCTGCACGGCTGCCGTCCGCACACGGTCGGGCTGCGCCGGTTGCACGGTGCGCAGGCGCGGCTGCTGCACGACCTGGCGGTTCTGCCGCACGATGCCGGGCGCATTGCCAAGCTGGAGCACCCAGGGGGCGGAAAGGTCGGGGCTGACCATCACCGGCGGCCTGTCGGCATAGCGGTCGTCAGCGGCTGAGGGCGTGACGCCGGAGGCAAACACAGCCATGGCGCCAAGCACGGGAAACAAAACTCTCTTCATCGGGAACGCACCCTTGATCGTCTGATAAAACCGGGTGGAAACGACCTCCCGGTTCAGCGATCATTGGCGTGCAAGCAGCAACCGAAACATGAATCGGAATGCGTAAAATGCGGTTCTGTCAGTAAACCTTTTGGTGTGGTTACCGCCGGGTTCAGGAATCTGGTAAAGCCGCAGTAAATGCAGCGCAAGCGCGTTAACGAACGGATTTTGGCCAATGGAAAAAGACAATACCGGCCTGCTCGCCGGTCCCGACGGTGTCGCGCGTTGCTTCTGGCACGGCAATTTGCCCGACTATCTGCACTATCATGACCATGAATGGGGCCGGCCGGTGTCGGACGACCGCAGGCTGTTCGAAAAGATCTGCCTCGAAGGTTTCCAGTCGGGCCTGTCGTGGCTGACCATCCTGCGCAAGCGCGAGAATTTTCGCGAGGCCTTCGCTGGCTTCGACTTCGACAAGGTCGCCGCCTTCACCGACAAGGATGTCGAGCGCCTGCTCGGCAATGCCGGCATCATCCGCCATCGCGGCAAGATCGTCTCGACCATCAACAACGCCAAGCACGCCCGCGAAATGGTGGACGAGTTCGGCTCGCTGGCCGCCTGGTTCTGGAAGTTCGAACCCGGCAAGGACGAACGGCCCAGGATCGTCGACCTCGCCCATCTGCGCGCCAACCCGACCACGGCGGTGTCGGTGCGGATTTCGAAGGAACTGAAGAAACGCGGCTGGAGTTTTGTCGGCCCGACCACGGTCTATGCCTTCATGCAGGCCATGGGCTTGGTCAACGACCACCTCGAGGGTTGCGTTTGCCGTAAGGAGGTCGAGAAGGAAAGGAAGGCTTTCAAGCGGCCGAAATAGGGCTCAGGTGCCGTTGATGCTGGCCAGGAACAGGCCGGCGACGATCGCAACCACGGTGGCCACCGTCGGGTAGATCACGAGCAGGCCGGTCACGAATGCATCGCGCATCGAAGGCCCCTTTCCGATATCGGCCGGTATCTCGAATGGCCCGGCAGGCTGGCCAACCATCTTCGGAGCGCGGATGTCGGCCGGACGCAAGCGCGCCGGCAGTTCGCCGGCATCGCTGTTGGCATGGAATTTTGTTGCGCTGGTCATGTCCCGAACCCCTTCGTGTGGTGCGCTATATCGGCCGCGATTGTGTCGGCACGATGCCGTGCTCATGGCTGGACTGTTTCATTTTTGGTTCGTTTTTGTTTCAATCGTTTTCCTTCTCCCCCTTGTGGGAGAAGGCAGAGGCGCTGACCCTTGCCGGTCCCGGCTGCATCGGTTAGGACACGCGCACTCAAAATAAGTCGTCATTTACCTAGCAAAAAGACCCCATCTCATGGCCGACAAATCGGAAAAGACGAAAGCGCGGCTGCCGCGCGGTTTTGCCGACCGCAGCGCCGAGGATATCCGCGCCGTCGAGAAGATGATGGCGACGATCCGCTCGGTTTATGAGCTCTATGGTTTCGAACCGGCCGACCAGCCGCTGATCGAATACACCGACGCGCTGGGCAAATTTCTGCCCGACCAGGACCGGCCGAACGAGGGCGTGTTCTCGTTCCAGGACGATGACGAGCAGTGGCTGTCGCTGCGCTATGACCTGACCGCGCCGACGGCGCGCTTCGTTGCCGAGAATTATGAGCGCCTGCCAAAACCCTACCGCAGCTACCGCTCCGGCTGGGTGTTCCGCAACGAGAAGCCGGGCCCCGGCCGCTTCCGCCAGTTCATGCAGTTCGACGCCGACACGATCGGCACGCCGGGTGTCGCGGCGGACGCCGAGATGGCGATGATGATGGCCGATGTCATGGAAGCGCTCGGCATCAAGCGCGGCGACTACGTCATCCGCGTCAACAACCGCAAGGTGCTGGATGGTGTGCTGGAGGCGATCGGCCTTGGCGGCGACGACAATGCCGGACGCCGGCTGACCGTGCTGCGCGCCATCGACAAGCTCGACAAGCTCGGTCCGGAAGGCGTGAGGCTCCTGCTTGGCCCCGGGCGCTGGGACGGCGGCAAGGAAGGCGAGGGAGATTTCGCCAAGGGTGCCGGGCTGGACAACGCGCAATCCGAAGCGGTTCTTCTTGCGACGGCGAGAAATGCGCAGGGCCAGGATGCCAGCGTCAGCGCGAACTCAGTCTACCAGGAAGGTGTCGGGGAACTCTCGATAATCGAAGCTTTGGTCCGGGCTGCGGGATATGGCGAAGACCGTATTGCCATGGACCGCTCCGTCGTGCGTGGCCTCGAATACTACACCGGTCCGGTTTTCGAAGCCGAGCTTCTGGCCGAGATCCCCAATGAAGACGGCCAGATCGTGCGCTTCGGCTCGGTCGGCGGTGGCGGCCGTTATGATGGCCTGGTCTCGCGCTTCCGTGGCGAGCCGGTGCCGGCGACCGGTTTCTCCATCGGCGTCTCCAGGCTGATGACGGCACTGAAGAACCTCGGCAAGCTCGACAGCGCCGACGTGATCGCGCCGGTCGTCGTGCTGGTGATGGACAAGGACACCGACAGCCTCGGCCGCTACCAGAAGATGGTGAGCGAACTGCGCGCTGCCGGCATCCGTTCCGAAATGTATCTCGGCGGCGCCGGCATGAAGGCGCAGCTCAAATATGCCGACCGGCGCGGCTGCCCGGTCGCAATCATCCAGGGCGGCGACGAGCGCGCCAAGGGTGAACTGCAGATCAAGGATCTGATCGAAGGCGCGCGCATGTCGGCCGAGATCACCGACAACGCCGAATGGCGCGCCGCGCGCCCCGCGCAGGTGACGGTGGCCGAAAGCGAGTTGGTCACCGAGGTGAGGCGGATATTGGCGGCGCAGGCTGCCGATCGCGCAGAGGGTGGCGCTTGAACACCCCCCTCTGGCCTGCCGGCCATCTCCCCCGCAAGGGGGGAGATTGGATGTTCCGTAGGCCTTCGCCAATCTCCACCGTCGAAGAAGAGGCGCCGTGTCTCAAGCTGCCGATCTCCCTCCTTGCGGGGGAGATGGCCGGCAGGCCAGAGGGGGGTGCCTCGCGCCCATCCTCTCCATGACCTCCCGCTACCCCGCCATCTCAGCCGACATCACCAGCCTCTTCGCCACCCGCAACACGCATGCGGTCGAGGTTGCCATCCTGCAGCCGGCCGATCCCTTCCTCGACATGGCCGGCGAGGATCTGCGCCGCCGTATCTTCCTCACCGAGAGCGAGACCGGGCAGACGCTGTGCCTGCGGCCGGAATTCACCATTCCGGTCTGTCTCGACCATATAAGTTCGCAAGCCGGCACGCCGCGCCGTTATTCCTATCTGGGCGAGGTGTTTCGCCAGCGCCGCGAAGGCGGCAACGAGTTTTTCCAGGCCGGCATCGAGGATCTCGGCGACCGCGACACGGCCGAGGCCGATGCGCGCTCCGTGGCCGACGCGCACGCGCTGCTTGCGCTGGTGTTGCCGGGCCAGGCTTTGACGGTCACGCTCGGTGACCAGGCCATTTTCGAAGCCGTGCTCGCCGCCCTTGGGCTGCCGCGTGGCTGGCGCATGCGGCTTGCCCGCGCCTTCGGCTCGGCGCCGATGCTTGAGGCCGCGCTCGCCGATCTCGCCAATCCGCAACGCAACAGCCAACTCTCCGGCGATGTCGCGGCGCTTGTTCTCGACGGTGATCTCGATGGTCTTTCGGCGCACATCGCCGGCGGCATGGAGGAGGCCGGCCTGTCGGCGTCGGCCGGGCGCTCGCCCACGGACATTGCACGGCGGCTGATCGAAAAGGCCGAGTTGCGCAGCGTACGGCTGTCGAACGAGGCCTTCGCGGCGCTCAAGAGTTTTCTGGCCATCGATGTGCCGCTCGATGGCGCGGCCCAGGCGCTGGAGAGCTTCGCCGCCGGTGCCGGTCTTTCCCTGGGTGCGGCGCTGGAAAAGTTCGCGGCACGCGCCAGGGCGATCGAGGCGCATGGCTTGCCGGTGGGAACAATCCGCTACGATGCCGCTTTCGGCCGCCCGCTCGACTATTACACCGGTGTGGTCTTCGAAATCGCGGCGCAGGATGGCGAGCGCCCCCTGGCCGGCGGCGGCCGCTACGACCGATTGCTGACGCTGCTCGGCGCCAAGACCGCGATCCCCGGCGTCGGTTTTTCGGTCTGGCTCGACCGCATCGAGGCGTTGCGGGAGACGGCACCATGATCACCTTGGCCATTCCCTCGAAGGGCCGGCTGAAGGAGCAGGCACTGGAGGTTCTGGCCAGGGCTGGCCTTACCGTCAGCCTGCCCGGCGACGAGCGCTCCTATCGCGCCCGTATTGAACGCGCCGAAGGCATCGAGGTCGCGCTCCTGTCGGCTTCCGAGATAGCTGGCGAGATCGGCCAGGGCGCGGTCGATCTCGGCATCACCGGAGAAGACCTGGTGCGCGAGAACCTCGCCGATTGGGAGGCGCGCGTGGAAATCGTCGCCCGTCTCGGCTTCGGCCATGCCGATGTCGTGGTTGCGGTGCCCGAGATCTGGCTCGACGTCGACACCATGGCCGATCTCGATGACGTCGCCGCCGATTTTCGCCAGCGTCACGGCCGGCGGCTGCGCATCGCCACCAAATACTGGCGGCTGACCCAGCAGTTCTTTTCGCAGAAGCACGGCATCCAGGTCTATCGCATCGTCGAAAGCTTGGGTGCCACCGAGGGCGCGCCGGCGGCTGGCCTCGCCGATGTCATCGTCGACATCACCACGTCAGGCTCGACGCTGCGCGCCAATCACCTCAAGGTGCTGGGCGATGGCGTTGTCCTGAAGTCGCAAGCCTGCCTGGTGGCGTCGAAGAAACCGCGTGCGGCGGCCGATGAAGCCCTGCTGCGCGACATCGCATCGAAGATGAGCGCCCTCCTCCCTCCTCCTTGAAGGGCAGGTGACTTGAAAGGCAGTCGCTGAAGGCGGACAGGGGTCGCTGCGGCAGTGCACCTCCCCAACGGCAGCACCTCCACTACCATCGGCGGGATTTCCACCGTCCCGGCAGGCTGATAGGTTTGGTTCGTCCTGGGAGGATACAGCGATGCCGGTCAATCTCGACGAGCTGAAGAACGCCACCAATCTGCGTGGCCGCGCCGCTCGCAATGGCAATGTCTTCGTGGCCCCTGTCGATGGCAAGGCGCATGTCTCCGGCGAGCGCGCGCCGCCGCTGCTCAAGGAGACGATCCCCGCGCTGTTCTCCGACACCGCCAGCAAATATGCCACGCAAGATGCCGCCGTCTTCGTTGGCCAGGACAAGCGCTTCACCTGGAGCGAACTGTCGGACACGGTCGATGCGCTGGCCGCCGGCTTCCTGGCGCTGGGCCTGGAAAAGGGCGACCGCGTCGGCATCTGGTCGCCCAATCGCTGGGAGTGGCTGGTGACCCAGTTCGCCACCGCCCGCATCGGCCTGATCCTGGTCAACATCAACCCCGCCTACCGGCTGACCGAACTGGACTACGCGCTGAACAAGGTCGCCTGCAAGGCGCTGGTGACGGCGGCTAGCTTCAAGACCTCCGATTACCTCGGCATGATCGAGACGCTGGCGCCGGAGATAGCCAAGGCCACGCCCGGCAAGCTCAAGGCGCAAAAGCTGCCGGCGCTGAAGATCGTCATCCGCATGGGCGAGGAGAACTCGCCCGGCATGTTCAATTTCGGCGACGTGCTGGCCATGGCCGGCCGCGACGAGCATGACAGTCTCGACCGCATTTCCGAGGGGCTGAAGCCTGGCGACGCCATCAACATCCAGTTTACCTCGGGCACTACGGGTGCGCCCAAGGGCGCGACGCTGACCCATTCGAACATCGTCAACAACGGCAATTTC harbors:
- a CDS encoding DNA-3-methyladenine glycosylase I; translated protein: MEKDNTGLLAGPDGVARCFWHGNLPDYLHYHDHEWGRPVSDDRRLFEKICLEGFQSGLSWLTILRKRENFREAFAGFDFDKVAAFTDKDVERLLGNAGIIRHRGKIVSTINNAKHAREMVDEFGSLAAWFWKFEPGKDERPRIVDLAHLRANPTTAVSVRISKELKKRGWSFVGPTTVYAFMQAMGLVNDHLEGCVCRKEVEKERKAFKRPK
- a CDS encoding ATP phosphoribosyltransferase regulatory subunit — encoded protein: MTSRYPAISADITSLFATRNTHAVEVAILQPADPFLDMAGEDLRRRIFLTESETGQTLCLRPEFTIPVCLDHISSQAGTPRRYSYLGEVFRQRREGGNEFFQAGIEDLGDRDTAEADARSVADAHALLALVLPGQALTVTLGDQAIFEAVLAALGLPRGWRMRLARAFGSAPMLEAALADLANPQRNSQLSGDVAALVLDGDLDGLSAHIAGGMEEAGLSASAGRSPTDIARRLIEKAELRSVRLSNEAFAALKSFLAIDVPLDGAAQALESFAAGAGLSLGAALEKFAARARAIEAHGLPVGTIRYDAAFGRPLDYYTGVVFEIAAQDGERPLAGGGRYDRLLTLLGAKTAIPGVGFSVWLDRIEALRETAP
- the glcF gene encoding glycolate oxidase subunit GlcF; translated protein: MQTNFSLAQLADPDVAESEKILRKCVHCGFCTATCPTYVTLGNELDSPRGRIYLIKDMLENGRPADKAIVTHIDRCLSCLACMTTCPSGVNYMHLVDHARAHIEETYKRPLLDRLTRAMLAFVLPYPQRFRAALKLAKLGKPFIGLFEKVPALKPIGAMLKLAPASIPAASPMASPGIHAGQGVKKGRVAILTGCAQSVLDPAINDTTISLLTRLGVEVVVPPGEGCCGALVHHMGREQAALASARQNVDAWTRAIDQGGLDAIIITASGCGTTIKDYGFMLRLDPAYADKAARVSALAKDITEYLAVFDMPEPVRKPGTVVAYHSACSMQHGQKITRQPKELLAKAGFVVREPREGHLCCGSAGTYNILQPEISAKLRDRKVKNIEATGASIVATGNIGCITQIASAAKMPVVHTVKLLDWAYGGPKPEGVLDESLVAAE
- a CDS encoding bifunctional 5,10-methylenetetrahydrofolate dehydrogenase/5,10-methenyltetrahydrofolate cyclohydrolase, producing the protein MSLSDDNRYLKGGPVAQRIIAAVREDAAIAKAEGFPPKLISITVGDTDAVDVYVRNQRAKAELAGIDFEERRFPATITSGELEAAIHGLNADPRVTGIIIQRPVPAHIPIKTLQAAVHPLKDVEGMHPASIGNIVYNQLDLAPCTAAASVELLKETGLDLKGLEVVVVGHSEIVGKPIAFLLMSEGATVTVCHHMTRSVAAHARRADALFVAVGKPRLIKADMVKPGAAVIDIGINSEIGPDGTSRIVGDVDTESVREVASWITPVPGGVGPITVAILLRNTMVALSRQRALYEATYGTADRLAAE
- a CDS encoding FAD-binding protein, which encodes MTTFTPTTSSEVLSTIAWAVAEEARLEILGHGSKRGIGRPLQTEHTLDLSELTGVTLYEPAELVLSAKAGTALVDIEKLLAENGQQLAFEPMDYGPLLGGEPGRGTIGGVLGANLAGPRRLKAGAARDHILGINVVSGRGEEFKSGGRVVKNVTGYDLSKLMANSWGTLAVFTDVTFKVLPAAETEVTLALRGLLDEAAASAMALALGSSAEVSSAAHLPERIAARVAGGALGSDAATLLRVEGFGPSVAYRIAALKTLLGKAGPLEEISGDVSRQIWRDVRDCRPFADGSEKPVWRVSMTPSQGHQMVLTLRMQAAVSAFYDWQGGLVWLRMEEGDPEAALLRGLLRKHGGGHATMVRAAPAHRAALPVFEPQSPALAALSRRLKQEFDPKNILNPGRMAQD
- a CDS encoding L,D-transpeptidase → MKRVLFPVLGAMAVFASGVTPSAADDRYADRPPVMVSPDLSAPWVLQLGNAPGIVRQNRQVVQQPRLRTVQPAQPDRVRTAAVQAPAKRVAMRPQINPIYLPQEVAYDGPQKPGTIVIDTTQNFLFLIEKNGKARRYGVGTGKPGFEWSGTHKITNKREWPDWRPPAQMIKREAAKGRYLPTYLAGGMENPLGARALYLGTTEYRIHGTNQPWTIGGAVSSGCIRMRNEDVVDLYERVNVGTTVEVI
- the hisG gene encoding ATP phosphoribosyltransferase, encoding MITLAIPSKGRLKEQALEVLARAGLTVSLPGDERSYRARIERAEGIEVALLSASEIAGEIGQGAVDLGITGEDLVRENLADWEARVEIVARLGFGHADVVVAVPEIWLDVDTMADLDDVAADFRQRHGRRLRIATKYWRLTQQFFSQKHGIQVYRIVESLGATEGAPAAGLADVIVDITTSGSTLRANHLKVLGDGVVLKSQACLVASKKPRAAADEALLRDIASKMSALLPPP
- the hisS gene encoding histidine--tRNA ligase, with product MADKSEKTKARLPRGFADRSAEDIRAVEKMMATIRSVYELYGFEPADQPLIEYTDALGKFLPDQDRPNEGVFSFQDDDEQWLSLRYDLTAPTARFVAENYERLPKPYRSYRSGWVFRNEKPGPGRFRQFMQFDADTIGTPGVAADAEMAMMMADVMEALGIKRGDYVIRVNNRKVLDGVLEAIGLGGDDNAGRRLTVLRAIDKLDKLGPEGVRLLLGPGRWDGGKEGEGDFAKGAGLDNAQSEAVLLATARNAQGQDASVSANSVYQEGVGELSIIEALVRAAGYGEDRIAMDRSVVRGLEYYTGPVFEAELLAEIPNEDGQIVRFGSVGGGGRYDGLVSRFRGEPVPATGFSIGVSRLMTALKNLGKLDSADVIAPVVVLVMDKDTDSLGRYQKMVSELRAAGIRSEMYLGGAGMKAQLKYADRRGCPVAIIQGGDERAKGELQIKDLIEGARMSAEITDNAEWRAARPAQVTVAESELVTEVRRILAAQAADRAEGGA
- a CDS encoding FAD-linked oxidase C-terminal domain-containing protein; the encoded protein is MSGLAMPKPDDATIRRRDEIVADMRIIVPGEGVVDAANAMRAFESDGLTAYRQLPLVVVLPETVAQVSRVLKYCNDRNIRVVPRGSGTSLSGGALPLEDAVLLVMSRFNRILAIDYPNRIVVAQPGVTNLGITTAVEQEGFYYAPDPSSQIACSIGGNVAENSGGVHCLKYGLTANNVLGIEMVLMSGEVVRLGGNHLDSEGYDLLGVMTGSEGLLGVVTEVTVRILKKPETARALLIGFPTSEQGGQCVADIIGAGIIPGGMEMMDRPAIHAAEDFVHAGYPLDVEALLIVELDGPGVEVDHLITAVEAIAIRNGSTTCRISQSEQERLSFWAGRKAAFPAVGRISPDYYCMDGTIPRKELPRVLAGMRELSEKYGLGVANVFHAGDGNLHPLILYDANVPGELDKAESFGADILRLCVKVGGVLTGEHGVGVEKRDLMPEMFNQVDLDQQMRVKCAFDPNHLLNPGKMFPQLRRCAELGRMHISGGKLPFPDIPRF